A genomic window from Sorex araneus isolate mSorAra2 chromosome 2, mSorAra2.pri, whole genome shotgun sequence includes:
- the COL11A2 gene encoding collagen alpha-2(XI) chain isoform X3 produces MERCGRCHRLVLLVPLVLGLSAARAWAGAPPVDVLRALRFPSLPDGVKKTRGICPADVAYRVSRPAQLSAPTRQLFPGGFPKDFSLLAAVRTRPGLQAPLLTLYSAQGARQLGLELGQPVRFLYEDQTGRPQAPAQPAFRGLSLADGKWHRLAVAVKGQSVTLIVDCKKRVTRPLPRSARPVLDTRGVIIFGARILDEEVFEGDVQELVIAPGVQAAYGSCDRKELGCEAGVRETPPDPQPHRAQRSPKQQPPRLQKPQNQEPQRQPTEPPNYDYEPPYYDEMTAGTTPDYQDPTLGEEEGILESSPLPPPEEPPGS; encoded by the exons ATGGAGCGGTGCGGCCGCTGCCACCGCCTGGTCCTGCTCGTGCCTCTGGTGCTGGGGCTGAGCGCCGCCCGGGCCTGGGCAG GTGCACCCCCtgtggatgtgctcagggctctgaggttcccctccctccctgatgGTGTCAAAAAGACAAGAGGCATCTGTCCAGCCGACGTGGCCTACCGAGTCTCGAGACCTGCCCAGCTCAGCGCACCCACCCGCCAGCTCTTCCCAG GAGGCTTCCCCAAAGATTTCTCTCTGCTCGCTGCTGTCCGGACCCGCCCTGGCCTGCAGGCTCCTCTCCTGACTCTCTACAGCGCCCAGGGTGCCCGCCAGCTGGGCCTGGAGCTGGGCCAGCCTGTCCGCTTCCTGTACGAGGACCAGACAGGGCGGCCCCAAGCCCCGGCCCAGCCAGCGTTCCGAGGCCTCAGCCTCGCCGACGGCAA GTGGCACCGGCTGGCTGTGGCTGTGAAGGGCCAGTCTGTCACCCTTATAGTTGACTGCAAGAAGCGAGTGACGCGGCCCCTCCCTCGAAGCGCTCGCCCAGTGCTGGACACCCGAGGAGTGATCATATTTGGCGCCCGGATCCTGGATGAGGAAGTCTTTGAG GGTGACGTCCAGGAGCTTGTCATCGCTCCAGGGGTGCAAGCTGCCTATGGATCCTGTGACCGGAAGGAGCTGGGGTGTGAGGCGGGGGTGAGGGAGACACCTCCGGACCCGCAGCCTCACAGGGCCCAGAGATCCCCCAAGCAGCAACCACCGAGACTTCAGAAGCCACAGAACCAGGAACCCCAGCGACAG CCGACTGAGCCTCCCAACTATGACTACGAGCCCCCCTATTATGATGAGATGACTGCAGGGACGACCCCTGACTATCAG GACCCCACCCTGGGCGAAGAGGAAGGAATCTTGGAGTCAAGCCCTTTGCCACCTCCTGAGGAG CCGCCAGGTTCCTGA